ATAGTGCTTGCAGGTAAAATGGATGGTATCACTGCAGCTGAAACCTTAATGGAACTGGATATTCCAATTGTATATCTCACTGCATATGCCGATGGTGAAACAATTAAACGGGCCAGGAAAACATCTCCTTATGGGTATCTGGTAAAACCTTTTGAAGATGCAGAACTCTATACAACAGTTGAAATGGCGCTCAGTAAACACAGGAGTGACGTGGAAAATGTTGTGAAATTTCAAAATAAAATAAGGGAGAAATCTGATGAGCTTAAAATAGAAAAAACGGGAGTTTTTTTTGTCTCTGCAGTGACTATTTCACTTGCTGCATACGGCCTGTTAACCAGAGATATGACGTGGCTTGAATATATGCTGTTTATACCTGCAATGTATGGGGTTCTGCTTGCGGTGGTCAGCCTCAAAAAACAGAGCCCTGCAGTGGCTTTTGATGAGATGCCGTTTGTGAGCATAATGATCCCGGCCCATAACGAGGAATTTACAATAGCTAGATGTGTTAAAACCCTTGCACAACTTGATTATTATATTGAAGAAAAGCGAAACTACGAACTAATTGTTATAAATGATGGTTCCACTGATAACACTGCAGCTGTACTGAGGGAGCTCAAAAAAGAGTTCAATTTTATGAAGATTGTAACCAGAAAAACGCCACGCTCTGGAAAAGGTAAAGGTTATGTTCTTAATGATGGTTTAGAATTATGTAAAGGTGAAATAATAGCAGTTTTCGATGCAGATGCCCGTATTGAAACTGATTTCTTAAAGATAATAATACCTTACCTGAATGAGGATGGTGTTGAAGGTGTACAGGCTAGGGTTAGGATGTACAATCGTAATGAAAACCTTTTAACAGCTATGCAGGAAATTGAATTTGCTATATTTGGAAATGTGATACTTCGAGCAAAGGATATAATGGGTAAAAATGCATTCTTAGGGGGCAACGGTCAGATAGCCACAAAGAAAGTTATAAAAGAGATCGGGGGATGGGATGGATTTGCAGTCACAGAAGACCTGAATATGAGTATTAAACTCATTATGAACGGTTATAAAATTCGCTACTGTGGAGAAGCTGTTGTCTATCAGGAAGCTGTACCCCAGTGGGATCTTTTCTTTAGACAGAGAATCAGGTGGGCAACAGGAAATCTTGAAACGCTGTTTGTTTATCTTACAAAACTAATGAATGCACCTATTCCTCTTTATAAGAAAATAAATGCCATAGAACAGCTTTTTTTCCTCCTGCTTATTGCATTTGTGATGATAGGGTATGTGGTTTTTATACTCCAAATAGGAAATATTATGCAGTTCCATTTCGGCGCTCCAGTTGTTATAGGGGTCCTGTCAACTTTTGCGTTTTTCCCATCATTGTTCATAGGCCTATATCGAGAAAAAGCACTTCCACATGTTATAATTTATAGATCTGTAGAATACTGGGCTTATTGTCTGTACCTTCTGCCTTTATTCGTCGCGTCTTTTGCAGGGATGATTACACGAAAAGAAAGACACTGGGCAAAAACTCATCACAGCGGATATGAAGATATGGATGAGGATATAATAGGTGGTTCTCAAACTGATTCAGAAATAGTTTAGTAAAAAAGAAGTAATTTTTTGGCTTCAGGCAAAAAGGCTCAATTAGAAATTTTACAAAATAATGCATGGCAGTTTTCACAAAATTTTCCAGGTATTCA
This genomic window from Methanobacterium veterum contains:
- a CDS encoding response regulator; the protein is MSSDILVVEDEHIIAMDIKLKLEDYGYRVLGIVSDGEDAVKLAAELRPDIVLMDIFLKGDIDGIDAAKSILALEIPVIYLTAHSDKVTLSRATENPASGYLVKPFEPQKLYNTIEVTLERQRKYLEEIDEIENPTHGSRNGKVGVYMDGERPRACTLIPELLDPESPQQENFKGEIIYAEDKITQTPVDAIRDNLKPVILVVEDEEITALDIKFRLEKLGYCVPETVSSGESAVQKACTIQPDLILMDIVLAGKMDGITAAETLMELDIPIVYLTAYADGETIKRARKTSPYGYLVKPFEDAELYTTVEMALSKHRSDVENVVKFQNKIREKSDELKIEKTGVFFVSAVTISLAAYGLLTRDMTWLEYMLFIPAMYGVLLAVVSLKKQSPAVAFDEMPFVSIMIPAHNEEFTIARCVKTLAQLDYYIEEKRNYELIVINDGSTDNTAAVLRELKKEFNFMKIVTRKTPRSGKGKGYVLNDGLELCKGEIIAVFDADARIETDFLKIIIPYLNEDGVEGVQARVRMYNRNENLLTAMQEIEFAIFGNVILRAKDIMGKNAFLGGNGQIATKKVIKEIGGWDGFAVTEDLNMSIKLIMNGYKIRYCGEAVVYQEAVPQWDLFFRQRIRWATGNLETLFVYLTKLMNAPIPLYKKINAIEQLFFLLLIAFVMIGYVVFILQIGNIMQFHFGAPVVIGVLSTFAFFPSLFIGLYREKALPHVIIYRSVEYWAYCLYLLPLFVASFAGMITRKERHWAKTHHSGYEDMDEDIIGGSQTDSEIV